The nucleotide sequence TGTCGAGAGTGTGAGTGGAATTCAGAGTGCGGGGAGATTCCGGGCGTCTGTTAGAATGATCTGTTTTTCAGTTCATCCGGATGTGTCCAGTAGCGACGCATCCCCTGGGGTTGTTGTGGGGACCGATCTGAAGTCGATTACCGTGCCGCATCATCGCGGTCTGCATCGCTTTGCGACCGTGACTGCTTTTCTTACCCTGCTTCTGATTATTGCGGGAGCGCTCGTCACCAGTAACGATGCGGGATTGTCGGTTCCCGACTGGCCTACCAGTTTTGGTTCGCTCTATAAGATGCCGCGCATGGTCGGTGGTGTTCAGTACGAACATGGGCACCGTATGGTGGCGGAGCTTGTCGGCCTGCTGACGATCATCCTCGCGATATGGACCTGGCGAGTCGAGAAACGAATGTGGCTCCGCCTGCTGGGCGTGATGGCGCTGCTGACGGTAATGTTCCAGGGCCTTCTGGGCGGCATCACGGTTCTGTTTTACCTGCCTCCGGTAATCTCGAGCGCGCACGCGGCGCTGGCGCAAACATTTTTCTGTATTGCGGTTGCGATCGCTGTTTCCACCGGGCCACGATGGATCGAAGAACAACCCAAGGTCGACATCGATCAGAGACGTCCATCGCTGTTCACGCTCACTTTGCTCGGAATCTTCGTTCTCTATACGCAGCTGATCCTGGGCGCGATGTTCCGCCACAAGGGATTAAGTTGGTGGCCGCACGTCGTCCACGCTGCAGTAGTGGCGATTGTGCTTTCGTGGACGGCCATTCGAGCAATCTCCGTCTACCCGCAGATCGATGCGGTGCGCCGTCCGGCGATTACGATGCTGAGCCTGATGGTGGCGCAGTTGTGCCTGGGATTCATGGCCTTCATCACACGCGTGATGTGGGGACATGATGCCGCGCAACCGGAATGGCCAATGATCCTCTCCACTGTGGTCCACGTCGCGGTCGGAGCATTGCTGCTGGCTACGACCGTCGTTCTCGCCATCCAAGTGTGGCGCCACGTCCCGTTGTCATTTGAGGAACGCGTTCCTGGACGGGAACAGAAACCGGTCGCCGCATGAGCGTTGTCTCGCAGGTCCCATCCTTTACGCCCACACGCATACGAACGCTCGCGAGCGATTATGCGCAGCTCACCAAAATGCGGGTCACGACTCTGATCGTGATGACCGCGTGGTGCGGATTTTATTTTGGCGCGCTGAAGAATGGAGTCTCTTCCCTTTCGTGGAGTTTGTTCAACGCCTTGCTGGGGATTGGACTGGTGTCGGCGGGCACGGCGGCTCTCAATGAAGTCATGGAGTACCAGATCGACGCGCGCATGCGCCGCACTGCGAATCGTCCGCTGCCTTCGGGACGGATGAGCTTGCTGCATGGAACGATTGCCGGCGTGCTGCTGACCGTCGGAGGCGCGTTCTACCTAGCAGTCGCAACCAACACGCTCACAGGACTACTGGCGCTGGCGACGGCTTTTGTTTATCTCGCGGCCTATACGCCGCTGAAGCGGCTCCATCCCATCTGCACGTTTGTGGGCGCAATTCCAGGCGCCATGCCGGGAGTGCTCGGATGGACGGCAGCACGCGGGCGGCTGGAATTAGGCGCGCTCATCATGTTCGCGATTGTGTTCTTCTGGCAGTTTCCGCACTTCTATTCCATTGCTTGGCTTTATCGGGAAGATTATGCGGCCGGAGATATCCGGATGCTCCCGGTGTTCGAGGAGGATGGGAAGACGACGGGGCGGCAGATTGTGGCCTACTCGCTCGCTTTGATTCCGGTGAGCCTGGCACCGACGATTTTTGAAATGTCGGGCAAGATTTATGCGATCGGTGCGATCGTGATGGGTATTGCGCTCTGCTATTTCGGCGCCCGTCTGGCCCGCCTGGGGCTGCCGATGAATGCGCCGCGCTCGAAACAGCAGGCACGTCACTTGTTGCGAGCCAGCATTATCTACCTGCCTTTGCTATTCGCGCTGATGATGATCAACGGCGTAAAATAATCTGTGACCCCAAACGTGAGTGACGTCGAGTCCATTCCCCTTACAGAGCAGACAAAGACTACCAGCGCGATTATTTCCGTGCGGGGTCTGGTCCACCGCTATGCTGACCGGACCGCACTCGATGGGATCTCGTTCGATGTACGTCCTGCGGAGTTGTTTGGGCTACTTGGTCCAAATGGAAGCGGCAAGACCACGCTGTTTCGCATCCTGTCCACGCTGATGGTACCGAGTGCAGGGACCGCGCACATTGCGGATCTCGACGTCGTTCGGCAATCGTCCGCTTTGCGGAGGCATATCGGGGTTGTATTTCAGGCGCAGAGTGTCGACGCAAAGCTTACCGCTTACGAGAACCTGTGGCATCAGGGGCATCTGTATGGTCTGCGCGGGCCGGCCCTGAAACAACGGATTGAAGAGATCCTGACTCGGGTGGGGCTGCTGGATCGGGCAGGCGATCGCGTGGAAACGTTCTCCGGCGGAATGCAACGGCGTATTGAGCTGGCGAAGGGACTCTTACATCATCCGGAAGTTCTTTTGCTGGATGAACCGACGACTGGACTTGATCCCGGAGCGCGGCGTGATCTGTGGCAGTACCTTCAGATCCTGCGGGATGAGGAAAAGGTTTCGGTCATCGTGACCACGCACCTGATGGAGGAAGCGGAACGCTGTGACCGGCTGGCGATCTTGAACGAAGGAAAGCTGGTCGCGCTGGGGACTCCTGCCGAGTTAACGCGCGAGATTGGCGGCGATGTCGTGCTGCTCGAATCGCGCGACGCTGAAGGACTGGCGGCAAAGATTCGAAACCGGTTCCACCTGGATGCGACTGTGATGGGCCAGCAGGTCCGACTGGAGATTGAAAACGGACATCGATTTGTGCCGGACGTGGTTGAGGCATTTCCGGGAGAAATTCAAGCGTTGAGTGTGAGTAATCCCACGCTCGAAGATGTTTTTATTCATCGTACGGGGCACAAGTTCTGGAACCAGGAGAATTTGTAATTTTGTAATTTGCAATTGGTAATCTAAAAACTCAAGGCACGATCTCATCGAGCCGTAAGCCTTTGGTTTTCAGATTACAAATTACAAATTACAAAATTACCAATTATGTCCACTGCTTCCATTCCGATGAACGCTGCACCGTCCGCTGGAGTTTCTCTGCCCGCCTTCACGCTCTGGTGGCGGGAGATTGTTCGCTTCTACCGGCAGCCGGCGCGAGTGGCTGGAGTGATCCTGTCGCCATTGATTTTCTGGGTCGTGCTCGGAGCGGGCTTCGGAACTTCATTCCGGTCGGGTGAGGGCGCGGGCCAACAGCACTATCTTGACTACTCGTTCCCGGGCGCCCTGGTGATGATCGTGCTGTTCACGTCGATCTTCACGATGATGTCGGTGATTGAAGACCGCAATAAGGGATTCTTGCTGTCGGTGCTCGTCGCGCCCGTACCGCGTACTGCGATCGTGTTGGGCAAGGTGCTGGGCGGAACTACGCTGGCTTCCATTCAAGGCCTGATTTTTCTCGCTTTCGCACCGCTCGTGGGGATTCACTTCACGCTCGCGTCCTTTGGATTGATCGCACTGACCGTGTTCCTGGTGTCGTTTGCTTTGACTGCTCTGGGCTTTGCCATCGCGTGGCCGATGGATTCAACGCAGTCCTTTCACGCGATCATCAACTTGTTCCTGATTCCGCTGTGGCTTTTGTCGGGCGCGTTGTTCCCTCTTGCGCACGCTTCGCGGTGGATGCAGGCGCTGATGTATCTCAACCCGCTGACCTACGGAGTGGAAGCTCTGCGCACGCTGATGTATCCGGGAGCGGAGAACACCTTTACCCTGCCCGCATCGATGTTGACCCTCCTGCTGTTTGCGTTGTTCATGTTCGGGCTGGCGTTTGCCTTGGCCAATCGGAAGAGTACGTCGGGTCGGTAGTCGTTTGTCGTTGGTCCTCGGTCATTCGTCGTTCGCACTGTAGCTGACTCCGGCGGCGGGGGAATGTCAGAACTGTTGTTCCAAATTCATAATCCAGAAATCAGATACACTTGCCGAGCGGCTCACGACGAACTGCTCGTGCCGGACATTCCTACATGATGACTCTCGATATTCTTGCTCTCGCTGCGCATCGTGACGATGTAGAACAGACCTGCGGCGGCACGCTCCTCAAGATGGCCGACCGCGGATATCGCACCGGCATCCTCGATCTGACACAAGGGGAAATGGGCACGCGAGGCACATCCGAAGACCGGGCCCGCGAAGCGAGAGAAGCGGCGCGAATCCTGAAAGTCTCGTGGCGTGGCGCGCTCGATATACCGGATGGACGCGTGGAGAATACCTGGGAAAACCGCCTGAAAGTGGCGCGTGTGATTCGTCAGCAACGGCCGAAAGTCCTTATCTTGCCGTACTGGCAAGGGCGGCATCCCGATCACTACACAGCATCGGTACTGGGATATGAAGCCTGTTTTCTTGCGGGCCTGGCGAAACTAGATATCAAACACATTCCTCCAGTAGTGGGAGAGAGTCCGTCTTTCTACACCTCAGGCGTTTTGGCTCCCGAAGGCGTAGAACCGTTTCGACCATTCAAGATCATCTACGCGAGTCTGTACCACGATGTGCGTCCCACGTTTGTCGTGGATATCACCGATCAGTTTGAGACCCGCCTGGCGTCGCTGATGGCTTACGAATCGCAATTCAAAGACCAGCAAGCCGGCAGCGGGATCTTCCCTGCGCAAGCCGAAATTCGCGCGCGCGTCGAAGCCATGGCGCGGTTCTACGGGATGATGGGCGGCGTCACCTATGCCGAGCCGTTCGTCCAAAAGGAAATTGGATTGGTGGACGATCTGCTGGCGATTCCAGTGAAGTCGATCTGAGTTCCCTTGTTGTCGACAATCGCTCCGAGTGGCACGGCTTAGGCAATGCCGCTCAAAGGCCTACTTGGCGCACCGCTTTGGTTCGAGAACGACCATCAAGAAGGCATAGACCAGCCAAAATCCAAGAAACAGCCACCAACTCACTTCGTCGATCTGCTGGCGATCGTGGAGGAGAAACACGGTGCAGGCGGTCGCGAGCGTGTAGAAGAACGCGAACAGAAGCGGCACGATCAGCCGGCGCTTCTCCATCAAGAACGCTTTTTCCGGCGCTGTGTCCTCGGAGGTCTCTCGACGGCCGAGCAGCGCGCCCCGCACCAGCCAAGCCCAATTTGCTGCGATCAATACCATGGCGCTGATCCCGAGGACGGCCGAGATGGTACGGGCCCGATCGAGCGGCGCAAACGAAAACAGAGCGACGTAAGCGATCCCCACCATCACCAGAATCCATCCCGCAAAGCGCTCCGCAGCGGCGGCAGCCCCAGAAGGATTCACTCCGGGTGCGTTCAAGGGGCGCGTTTTCGGCAGGAAGTTTCCGGTAATAACGACTGTGATGCCGAGGATCAAACCCATGCCGCGCTTGACGACGGCGGCGTCGAGGAAGCCCAGCTTCTGGCTGAACGCGAGCGCCATCGCCGCCACGGTAAATCCCAGGAACCCGAAAATCACTGTCTTCATGGGACGGGTGTAAACAGTTTGCGTGCTCATGATGGAGAGACCTCCCGGCTCAAGCGCTTCGGCTTGGGCTGTTTGTCGTCCTGCAATTTCAATCCGAAAACTTGTGCGAAGCCTAAGAGCGCGTCTTCGAGCACGGACATCTGTAACTCGTAGACAACGGACTTGCCATGCTTTTCAGAAGCGATCAGCCCTGCTTCCCGCAGAACCGCGAAATGCGCGGACATGGTGGGCTTGGAAACATCGAAATGGTCGGCCAGTTCACCCGCACTGAGCGGCCGTTTCCGCAATAGCTCGAGCACTCTCCTGCGGGTTGGATCGGAAAGGGCTTTGAAGACCGTGCTCATAGTTCGATAGTTAACTAAATATCGAAGTGTTTGTCAAGACTGTGCTTTTGGGGCCGTATAATAACCAGTTCCTGAATACGCCCGATACGCCGGGCTGCCGCTCCCGGTCGATGCAAGGAGAACTCATGTCCATTCATAGCGATTCCGCCGCCCTACCGACCCGCACCGAATCCGACAGTATGGGAAAGATTGAAGTCCCGGCTCATGTCTATTGGGGGGCGCAGACCCAACGGTCGTTGCTGCATTTCAATATCGGTCGCGACACCATGCCGCCGGAATTGATTCGAGCGTTCGGGACGCTGAAGAAAGCCTGTGCGCTGGTGAATCAGGATCTGGGCAAATTGGCGTCAGACAAGGCAAAACTCATTGTTGAAGCGGCGGATGAGGTTATTGCTGGCAAGCTGAACGACCAGTTCCCTTTGCGGATCTGGCAAACGGGCAGCGGCACGCAGACCAATATGAATGTGAATGAGGTAATTTCAAATCGCGCGATCGAAATTTCCGGCGGCGAGAAGGGGTCGAAGAAGCCGATTCATCCCAATGATCAGGTCAACATGTCGCAATCGTCGAACGATACTTTCCCAACGGCGATGTACATTGCGGCCGCCGAGCAAGTGAAGAAGGTGCTGATTCCGGCGATCACGACGGTGCGCGATGCGATTGCAGCAAAGGCCAAAGAGTTCGCGGACGTCGTCAAGATCGGCCGAACCCATCTGCAGGATGCGGTGCCGCTCACCATTGGGCAGGAGTTTGGCGGGTGGGCCAGTCTGCTGGATCGCGATATCAAGCGCCTG is from Acidobacteriota bacterium and encodes:
- a CDS encoding COX15/CtaA family protein; the protein is MICFSVHPDVSSSDASPGVVVGTDLKSITVPHHRGLHRFATVTAFLTLLLIIAGALVTSNDAGLSVPDWPTSFGSLYKMPRMVGGVQYEHGHRMVAELVGLLTIILAIWTWRVEKRMWLRLLGVMALLTVMFQGLLGGITVLFYLPPVISSAHAALAQTFFCIAVAIAVSTGPRWIEEQPKVDIDQRRPSLFTLTLLGIFVLYTQLILGAMFRHKGLSWWPHVVHAAVVAIVLSWTAIRAISVYPQIDAVRRPAITMLSLMVAQLCLGFMAFITRVMWGHDAAQPEWPMILSTVVHVAVGALLLATTVVLAIQVWRHVPLSFEERVPGREQKPVAA
- the cyoE gene encoding protoheme IX farnesyltransferase — its product is MSVVSQVPSFTPTRIRTLASDYAQLTKMRVTTLIVMTAWCGFYFGALKNGVSSLSWSLFNALLGIGLVSAGTAALNEVMEYQIDARMRRTANRPLPSGRMSLLHGTIAGVLLTVGGAFYLAVATNTLTGLLALATAFVYLAAYTPLKRLHPICTFVGAIPGAMPGVLGWTAARGRLELGALIMFAIVFFWQFPHFYSIAWLYREDYAAGDIRMLPVFEEDGKTTGRQIVAYSLALIPVSLAPTIFEMSGKIYAIGAIVMGIALCYFGARLARLGLPMNAPRSKQQARHLLRASIIYLPLLFALMMINGVK
- a CDS encoding ATP-binding cassette domain-containing protein — translated: MISVRGLVHRYADRTALDGISFDVRPAELFGLLGPNGSGKTTLFRILSTLMVPSAGTAHIADLDVVRQSSALRRHIGVVFQAQSVDAKLTAYENLWHQGHLYGLRGPALKQRIEEILTRVGLLDRAGDRVETFSGGMQRRIELAKGLLHHPEVLLLDEPTTGLDPGARRDLWQYLQILRDEEKVSVIVTTHLMEEAERCDRLAILNEGKLVALGTPAELTREIGGDVVLLESRDAEGLAAKIRNRFHLDATVMGQQVRLEIENGHRFVPDVVEAFPGEIQALSVSNPTLEDVFIHRTGHKFWNQENL
- a CDS encoding ABC transporter permease; amino-acid sequence: MSTASIPMNAAPSAGVSLPAFTLWWREIVRFYRQPARVAGVILSPLIFWVVLGAGFGTSFRSGEGAGQQHYLDYSFPGALVMIVLFTSIFTMMSVIEDRNKGFLLSVLVAPVPRTAIVLGKVLGGTTLASIQGLIFLAFAPLVGIHFTLASFGLIALTVFLVSFALTALGFAIAWPMDSTQSFHAIINLFLIPLWLLSGALFPLAHASRWMQALMYLNPLTYGVEALRTLMYPGAENTFTLPASMLTLLLFALFMFGLAFALANRKSTSGR
- the bshB1 gene encoding bacillithiol biosynthesis deacetylase BshB1, whose translation is MMTLDILALAAHRDDVEQTCGGTLLKMADRGYRTGILDLTQGEMGTRGTSEDRAREAREAARILKVSWRGALDIPDGRVENTWENRLKVARVIRQQRPKVLILPYWQGRHPDHYTASVLGYEACFLAGLAKLDIKHIPPVVGESPSFYTSGVLAPEGVEPFRPFKIIYASLYHDVRPTFVVDITDQFETRLASLMAYESQFKDQQAGSGIFPAQAEIRARVEAMARFYGMMGGVTYAEPFVQKEIGLVDDLLAIPVKSI
- a CDS encoding winged helix-turn-helix transcriptional regulator; this translates as MSTVFKALSDPTRRRVLELLRKRPLSAGELADHFDVSKPTMSAHFAVLREAGLIASEKHGKSVVYELQMSVLEDALLGFAQVFGLKLQDDKQPKPKRLSREVSPS